A portion of the Deltaproteobacteria bacterium genome contains these proteins:
- a CDS encoding 30S ribosomal protein S12 encodes MPTINQLVRNAREQVKKKTSTPALKGSPQKRGVCLRVYTATPKKPNSALRKVARVRLTNGMEVTAYIPGEGHNLQEHSVVLIRGGRVKDLPGVRYHIIRGTLDTLGVQDRRQGRSKYGAKRPK; translated from the coding sequence ATGCCGACGATCAACCAATTGGTTCGAAATGCCAGAGAACAGGTGAAGAAGAAGACATCTACGCCGGCGCTGAAGGGGTCACCCCAGAAACGAGGCGTCTGTCTTCGTGTCTACACGGCGACACCGAAGAAACCGAATTCGGCGTTGCGCAAAGTCGCGAGGGTACGGCTGACCAACGGGATGGAAGTGACTGCATACATTCCGGGTGAAGGACACAACCTACAGGAACACTCGGTAGTTCTCATCCGTGGAGGGCGCGTCAAGGACCTCCCTGGTGTACGTTATCACATCATCCGTGGCACCCTGGACACGTTGGGCGTGCAAGACCGCCGTCAGGGGCGTTCCAAATATGGGGCAAAACGGCCGAAGTAG